A DNA window from Selenomonas sp. oral taxon 126 contains the following coding sequences:
- the nusG gene encoding transcription termination/antitermination protein NusG gives MADKEELYLRQANPHRAWYVIHTYSGYENKVKANLERLMHSASMSEMIFNVVVPVENEIEMKDGKEKVVPRKVFPGYVLVDMIVDEHSWYVVRNTTGVTGFVGSEKHPIPLTAEEAERILSGSVGGTPKRRTKVSVGDTVRIASGAFEDYAGKITSIDSSGLRVQVDVEGTPLDVEIDQVELI, from the coding sequence ATGGCGGATAAGGAAGAACTCTATCTCAGACAGGCAAACCCGCACCGGGCATGGTATGTCATCCACACCTATTCGGGCTATGAGAACAAGGTCAAGGCGAACCTCGAGCGCCTCATGCACTCAGCGAGCATGAGCGAGATGATCTTCAATGTCGTTGTCCCCGTGGAGAACGAGATTGAGATGAAGGACGGCAAGGAAAAGGTCGTCCCGCGCAAGGTGTTCCCGGGCTATGTGCTCGTCGACATGATCGTCGATGAACACTCGTGGTACGTCGTCCGCAATACGACGGGCGTCACGGGCTTTGTCGGCTCGGAGAAGCATCCGATCCCGCTGACGGCGGAGGAGGCGGAGCGCATCCTCTCGGGTTCGGTTGGCGGTACACCGAAGCGCCGCACGAAGGTGAGCGTCGGGGATACCGTACGCATCGCCTCGGGCGCGTTCGAGGACTATGCGGGCAAGATCACATCAATCGACTCGTCGGGGTTGCGCGTGCAGGTCGACGTAGAGGGGACACCCCTCGATGTGGAAATCGATCAGGTCGAACTGATTTGA
- the secE gene encoding preprotein translocase subunit SecE, with product MGKIVKFLREVVAEMKKVSWSTKKELVTYTGVVGIAIVVVCALIWICDTIFARVFQVILHY from the coding sequence ATGGGAAAAATAGTCAAATTCCTGCGGGAAGTCGTCGCAGAGATGAAAAAGGTCTCGTGGTCCACGAAGAAGGAGCTCGTCACCTATACGGGTGTCGTCGGCATCGCCATCGTTGTCGTCTGCGCGCTGATCTGGATCTGTGACACGATTTTTGCACGTGTGTTTCAGGTCATACTGCATTACTAG
- a CDS encoding ABC transporter ATP-binding protein, translating to MKENVLRVQDLKKTYREGTRLVEAVRGVSFDLYAGEITGIVGASGCGKSTLLQMIAGLETPSDGCISFLGQTLTAVQRGWPRDVYRHLQLIFQNPLEAFSPRMTVGQFLLEPLRRFGLVTDGEERSTLHMMLERAHLPSDTAERLPHQLSGGQLQRAVMIRALFVRPNLLLFDEPTSALDVVTQAALLDFIRELHSEYGFTGLFVTHDLAVVQKMTTRVLVMEHGEIVEELPSTALREAVHPFTRRLIAAQLPHDCT from the coding sequence ATGAAAGAAAATGTTCTTCGCGTTCAGGATCTAAAGAAAACCTATCGTGAGGGAACGCGCCTCGTCGAAGCGGTCAGGGGGGTGTCCTTTGACCTATATGCGGGAGAAATCACCGGAATCGTCGGTGCAAGCGGCTGCGGGAAGTCCACGCTCCTGCAGATGATTGCGGGACTTGAAACGCCGTCTGACGGATGTATTTCCTTTTTGGGACAGACGTTGACAGCGGTGCAGAGAGGATGGCCGCGCGATGTCTACCGACATCTCCAACTGATATTTCAAAATCCGCTCGAGGCATTCAGCCCGCGTATGACGGTCGGGCAGTTTCTGCTCGAGCCGCTGCGCCGTTTCGGCCTTGTCACCGACGGGGAGGAGCGCAGTACCCTGCATATGATGCTGGAGCGCGCACACCTGCCGTCCGATACGGCAGAGCGTCTGCCGCATCAGCTCAGCGGGGGTCAGCTTCAGCGTGCAGTGATGATCCGAGCACTCTTTGTTCGTCCCAATCTGTTGCTCTTTGATGAACCGACCAGCGCATTGGATGTTGTTACACAGGCAGCTCTTCTGGATTTTATCCGCGAACTGCATTCTGAGTATGGGTTTACGGGGCTTTTTGTCACGCATGACCTTGCGGTTGTGCAGAAGATGACCACACGCGTTCTTGTCATGGAGCATGGTGAAATTGTCGAAGAACTGCCGTCAACGGCACTGAGGGAGGCAGTACATCCCTTCACACGACGGCTGATTGCAGCACAGCTGCCGCATGATTGCACATAA
- a CDS encoding ABC transporter ATP-binding protein, whose protein sequence is MAGSKAADRSGSLLSIVRLTLRIHAHCVLRDVTMEVGRGEIAAVVGESGCGKSTLLRAVIGVLPDGGIIDGGAISFCGTELLDAAAYVRSDLMGRDIAVLFQDPGAYLNPIRRIGAQFSDYLKAHGAGRDWRETAIAALRREGLEDPEKIMEAYPFQLSGGMRQRAATAMTLSLAPKFLLVDEPTSALDVIASRSLLDRLKRMAGEQGCSIVFVTHNMDAAAYVADTIYIMQSGRFVEHGRAEDVLHRPSHPYTRVLLDAVPYLT, encoded by the coding sequence TTGGCGGGAAGTAAGGCGGCGGACAGATCAGGCTCCCTGCTCTCGATTGTGCGCCTGACACTGCGCATTCATGCACATTGTGTGCTGCGTGATGTGACGATGGAGGTCGGGCGCGGTGAGATTGCAGCGGTCGTCGGTGAGAGCGGCTGCGGGAAATCAACCCTCCTGCGCGCCGTCATCGGCGTTCTGCCGGACGGCGGCATCATCGACGGCGGCGCGATCTCCTTTTGCGGGACGGAGCTGCTCGATGCTGCCGCATATGTGCGCAGTGACCTGATGGGGCGGGACATCGCAGTTCTTTTTCAGGATCCCGGTGCCTATCTGAATCCCATACGCCGCATCGGTGCACAGTTCTCCGACTATCTGAAGGCGCACGGTGCGGGGCGCGACTGGCGGGAGACCGCGATTGCTGCTCTGCGTCGTGAGGGTCTGGAGGATCCCGAAAAGATCATGGAGGCGTATCCGTTCCAGCTCAGCGGCGGTATGCGCCAGCGCGCTGCCACGGCAATGACGCTCTCGCTCGCGCCGAAATTCCTCTTGGTCGATGAGCCGACAAGCGCACTCGATGTCATTGCGAGCCGCAGTCTGCTCGATCGGCTCAAGCGTATGGCGGGGGAGCAGGGCTGCTCCATCGTCTTTGTGACGCATAATATGGACGCAGCAGCCTATGTAGCGGATACGATCTACATCATGCAGAGCGGCAGATTTGTTGAACATGGCAGGGCAGAGGATGTCCTGCACCGGCCGTCGCATCCCTATACGAGGGTCTTGCTGGATGCTGTTCCGTATTTGACGTGA
- a CDS encoding CZB domain-containing protein, translating into VDEIRDQLTQIRTGVEQITNEFQQMDDSFRANVEAVGQASGESSKLTAVFDAINKTIDDLAPLAQRQSAAFEEMNATLQSTTNDVVRMTDGSKTCNRDMYDSIRKINTVRMNIGALKLGFGPKEMIEFAKTDHMIWGMRMHQMMWGNIELNAADVENHTVCRLGKWYFGEGKESYGRMPEFETLGICHEKFHKLCAATIRAYHDKRMQEVERNLPEVDRLSDEVLSCLDKIKSRI; encoded by the coding sequence CCGTCGATGAGATCCGTGACCAGCTGACGCAGATTCGCACGGGCGTCGAGCAGATTACGAATGAGTTCCAACAGATGGACGACTCCTTCCGTGCCAATGTCGAGGCCGTGGGGCAGGCATCCGGCGAATCGAGCAAGCTCACCGCAGTCTTTGATGCCATCAACAAAACAATCGACGATCTCGCGCCGCTTGCCCAGCGTCAATCTGCGGCATTCGAGGAGATGAACGCCACCCTCCAGTCCACCACCAATGATGTGGTACGAATGACGGACGGCTCAAAGACCTGCAACCGAGATATGTATGATTCGATCCGTAAAATCAATACGGTGCGCATGAACATCGGTGCATTAAAACTCGGCTTTGGTCCGAAAGAAATGATCGAATTTGCAAAGACCGACCACATGATCTGGGGAATGCGGATGCACCAAATGATGTGGGGCAATATCGAGCTCAACGCAGCCGATGTCGAGAACCATACAGTATGCCGCCTCGGAAAATGGTACTTCGGCGAAGGCAAGGAATCGTACGGTCGTATGCCGGAATTCGAGACCCTCGGTATCTGCCATGAGAAGTTCCACAAGCTCTGTGCCGCAACAATCCGTGCATATCATGACAAGCGTATGCAGGAGGTAGAGCGGAACCTGCCCGAGGTCGACCGTCTGTCCGACGAGGTTCTCTCCTGTCTCGACAAAATCAAGAGCAGGATATAA